From one Planktothrix agardhii NIES-204 genomic stretch:
- a CDS encoding RNase HII, translating into MTEYQTPTSILIAGVDEVGRGALFGPVVAAAVILSEDSIAQLTSAGVKDSKKLTPGVRFRLATEIKAIAIDCKIGWASVKEIDRLNILQATLLAMKRAIIRLNPEPELCLIDGNQKIPKLLIPQQTIIKGDSTSIAIAAASIVAKVWRDELITRLAKKYPEYDLKQNKGYGTAKHRQAIQEYGITYQHRQSFRCCQLSLPL; encoded by the coding sequence ATGACAGAATATCAGACTCCAACTTCTATTTTAATTGCGGGAGTGGATGAAGTAGGTCGGGGGGCTTTATTTGGCCCTGTGGTAGCGGCGGCGGTGATTTTGTCGGAGGATAGTATTGCTCAATTAACCAGCGCTGGAGTGAAAGATAGTAAAAAATTAACTCCAGGGGTTCGTTTTCGGTTAGCCACTGAAATTAAAGCGATCGCCATTGATTGTAAAATTGGTTGGGCTTCCGTTAAAGAAATTGATCGCTTGAATATTTTACAAGCCACATTATTAGCGATGAAACGAGCAATTATCAGGTTAAATCCTGAACCAGAACTCTGTTTAATTGACGGAAATCAAAAGATTCCAAAACTATTAATTCCGCAACAAACTATTATTAAGGGAGATAGTACATCTATTGCAATTGCAGCCGCTAGTATTGTCGCAAAAGTTTGGCGAGATGAATTAATCACCCGTTTAGCTAAAAAATATCCTGAATATGATTTAAAACAAAACAAAGGTTACGGAACCGCAAAACACCGTCAAGCGATACAAGAGTATGGTATTACTTACCAACATCGTCAATCTTTCAGGTGTTGTCAATTATCCTTACCTTTATAA